Within the Camelus dromedarius isolate mCamDro1 chromosome 9, mCamDro1.pat, whole genome shotgun sequence genome, the region CTCTGGATCAAAAGCAGCAATCAGCGATCGGAACCAGAGCCCCGGTATTTGGAGGACAGGGTCCCCTTTGCCTACCCTGGCTCCCGCAAGCTGTGCACAGCTGCTGGCTGAGGGTGAGGAGTGGGTAGCTACTGTGCTAAGACCCGAAACTGATCAAATAACTGCAATCTATCATCACAGCCTTCCCCTGGAGTTGCAAGCCTTCAAGAGACTCCAGAGGTCCAAAACAGGTACACTGGACAGATTCTACAAGTGCAACTGTCGTCTAGTTGGTGACTCTAACTTTGCTATCTTCTCAGAATCCTCTGACTATTGTTTCATCTACCCTTGGGGTACAGAAGAGATTTCTAAGCATATCACCACCAAAAGCAGAAACCATGAAAGGCTAATACAGTCCTGAGTATGGAAACATTTTATGAAACTAAAAAAgttgtaaatgaaaataaaaataacaaaagctcaaaGGAAAACTATGCTGAGGTCATGAAAGACAATTTgtgaaagaaaatcatcaaataacCGATAAATACAGGGAAAAATGTAGACTCATTGATCAATGAAAGGCAAATACcgaaaagttggaaaatacaattATTAGTTTGTCAAGGAAGAAGGAAACCACCATCATGTACCACAGCGGAGGGAGAGCAAGCTGACACAAATTCTGGGGAGGGAAACTGCCTTAGAAGCTGGTGCAGTCTTGGATATAGTGCTTGCCTTTCTACAGGGCTATTCTGAAGAAAGAAATGGTTGCATCGTTGTTTATGATGATAGTGAAGAACTGGAAAGAATCTGAATGTCCAACACAGGGCTGGCTAAGGTCATCTGATGAAAGACCCTACAGTCATTAGAAATTATATTATGGAACAGTGGCTTTCAAAACTTTTAACTGTGGAATACATTCTTCAAATAAAAGTTTCTAGAAATGCAGTGTTGGCAAAGAGCTATCTCTAAAGCTACTTTGGGGGAGGCAAGGGCTTCCTAACTGAGGTGTTGCACAGACCTGTTACataagaatgtaaaataacaAGAGATTCATTAAATATTAAGTGGGAAAAATACATCATCCAATTAAGACATgagtgtatatacacacaaacacctgtatatatgcaaatatgtatGTGCCTACAGAGCAACAAAGACTGGAAGGATCTGTTCTAAATGTCAATAGTGGCCCCTGTGAAtgataatcattttcttttttcttgttttccaaaCATTCTGAAGTTGTCAtgttatttttatagtattaaaaaatttataattgtCAGGTCTGCAATGGTCCGGGTTCTCTTGCTGGATGTGCCCGATCTCTGCCAGCAATTAATACTGCTATTACATGCCTCAAAGACTTTACAGCTTTTACTTTAGAAAGTTTTATAGCTTTTCTTTAAGAGggtaaattttataaatagtgacttttctcatttacttttgtATTCCCCACTCTAGTTTGGCCCAGGGCATTGcatacagtagatgctcaataataGAGTAAAGCATCTTTTGGTTGCCTGTGTAGATTTCCTTCCAAGTTGTAGATTcccataaaaaatgaaaccaaaaaggAATAGAAGTGgacaaatacttttttaaaaagcccttgaGGCCCCACTGATCTTCACCTGATTCCTTTCAGGGTCTAGGTACAGATGCCAATATCAACTATGAAGGAAAACCAACCTTTCAAAGAAAGGCTGTCGTGTGTATTGATGCCAGCCACCTGTGTCTGGTTTTTCTAAGTATCTGTGGTGACCAAGGGGACAGGTCGGTCAGTTTGGGAGGCTACAGAACCTGAGTTATGTCGCTCATGGTTAGCAACTCACACTGAGGGTTTTGTTCCCCGGGCGTCCACCTCCCTTGTCTCTGCTCTTCTAACAGCAAAGCATCCTCCTCAAGAGATTAGAGAGGAAGCAGCGGAGGGTAAGACTGAGGAGAGGAGCTGGGTAACAGATCTCATCTGATTTAGCAGGTGCTGAAACACATAAGGCTGAATTTATAGCTGCTCAGCTAATGGTGCCAAAATTTCCACAGAAGTGTTCCTCTTAAGTTTCCTGTATCTTTCTCTGTTCTATGTCGTTTGTAGATGATTAAACTTCCTCTACTTTCAATAATTTCCTTCTATTTGTCCAAATTCAAGCAAGTTTTTCGCAGTCTGTTACTGGCTTAACAGAAAGAAGCCACTCACCTTCCTCTCCTTTATGTTCTTGTGTTTTAGTCATTTTAGACGAAGCCACTTGTATTTCTCTCCACCATTTGTACTGCTGTTGGCCTAACAGACCAGCTGTTCTTCCTACCTAGAATGCTCTTCCCACAGATCCTTGTCTTTCAGATCTGAGCTTAGATGTCAGCTCCTCAGACAGGCTTTTCCACATTGCCCCATTCACCTGAGAGGCCACCTTCCTCAGCACATAACCCTATAAAAATTGTCTGCACAGCACCTGTCCTTATTTGATGTTTTCTTGTTGTTTGTGTATCGCTGAGTCTCTGTCTCCTACTGGAACATAAGCTCAGGGAGAGCAGAGACCTATCTGTCTTGATCTCCAGTTCCTGAAACAGGGCCGACCATAGAGTAGGTGCTCCAGAAATATTTGCtgcatgaataaatgactgaatcgTGAACACTTCATGGTAAATAAGGACAACGCGTACCAGCAGCTTACCTTTCTTTGCTTCATCTTCCTCTGGCTCTGGGTCTGTCTGCTCACTGCTCGGTTGGCTCTTGTTGCTGACGGCTGCCTGACACTTCTCtggctcagaggagctgtggcTAGTCCCTTCTTCAGTGTTATCGGCAGCAGAGGCTGCTTCTCCCTCATTTTTGTCCTCAACCTCATCTTCTTCTGAGGGGGCCAAGAAGTGAAGTCTCAGGCCTGTGAAGTTGGAGAGCAGCAAGAACATTGCCTCGGAGCGAAATAAAGCCATGCAGTCCTTCAGGACGTCAGGAAGCCCGTTCTCCTCAGCTTTCTCGTAAAACCTGAAAGGCAGCAGTGCCAAGGTGTTCATCAAAGCCACAGATGTAAAATTATTCATGAATGAAAGCTGATAACTAGCTTTGTACCTCTCTCCCTAAACCCTGGCATAACTTACTAAAATACAAATTGTTACGATAGTGAGATTCTGTTAGGGTCTGCTACTGGATGTCCCTGGGAACAAAACATCGTTAGGGCAAATGTCCTATTATTAGAGGTAACCCTTGTGGACAAACAGGAGGTGCTGAATACAGAAACAAACGTCTTGGATGATGGGTTCTACCTTTTGTTAGGAGGACCTCGGCTGCTCCATTCCACATCTCCTTTCTCCAAAGCCTCACACACCTCTGCAAATTTCTCAGGCtggaaaatgagtaaataaaacagCAGTTAGCAAGTCTCCTTATGATTTCACACTGGTCTGGCAGGTACAGCAGCTCTGCAGAATCATTCTGGCTGGTTCCTCAAAGGGCTAAGTGGCTCTCACACCTTTCACATGAGATTCCCCAGTCCTGGTATGGTGAAGCCAGAGCAAAGACTAGATAAATCGTCAGCATTCTTTAGCCAAGTGACCTGAGTGTCAATTTGGGCCATTTTCTTAAGTAGTTGTATGTCCTATGTCAAATTGCTAAACCTCTCAAATTCCTGCATTTATAACATGAAGATCATaatatagacttaaaaaaaattttttttaatggagttactgggtaTTGAACtgaggaacttgtgcatgctaaacacactctaccactgagctataccctccccccaaactcTTTAATTCATTAagatgtgagaaaaaaattaaactgcatAAACAGGCAAAGTTATAATCAAAATGTCTATATAATAATACAGATTCTTTAGGCCTTAGCTCATTCCCTTTAATTAGCATTCTCAAAGTCTAGTATAGTACAAGAGGCTGATTAATCTATTGAAATATTCTCAATATAAAGAAGCTTTATAAGTACTTGTTTAATGCATTTTCCCAGGGAGGGTTCTACAAACAGTAATCCTATCAGTTGTAAAACAGGAAAGAGGATCCTGAAGCATGGTTTAGGTAACCAGCTGAATTAAGTAGGGTTAAAGAAGTTTATTTACTGTAATACTTCTTAAATTCCTTAATATGCTACTGGCAGCTATACAGTTCCAAGAGAGGCAGTGTGTAGTCTCTTTCAGCCTTTTTTCGTGAGGGACCAGCTCTTGGGACTGTGATTCCATGGGACCCAGGGCCAACTGGGAAGCACCACGTCAGCGTGTGTGATCTCGTTTGGCCCTCACAAGTCTTTAAGATGGGCAAGGCAGGTGTCGCCAGGTTTAACTGATGatcaaacaaaaactgagatCTTTAGTGATTTGCTCAGATCAGTAAAACCACACAGCCAAGGCATGACTATAAAGTCTCTGACTTTTGATCTAGTTCTCGCTCCACTATAACATGCCCATCATTCTCAAACACTTGTTAATAGGTGTTGATCAATtagtaatatattataatatattagtaAAAGTAACAGTAAACACCATAGTCACCAAGTGAATAGGAGGGGAACTACACACAACCCCTAgtatagaagtgtgtgtgtgtgtgtgtgtaccattaAAGATTCTGCAGAACTGGGGAGTACCCAAGGGACTCAACCCACTAACAAGCATCTGATACCAAGGTTACCTATTACcatcatttctatattttatttgaagaagAGGATGACAGACTTTCTAatctggaacaaaacaaaaagcaacataAACTCTCTTAGTGATGCCTATTCAACTACCCAAAAAGGAAGACTGCGTGCCAAACATGACATATTGGACAGGATATGCTGACCTACCTTAAGGAACTCTTTTAGGAGAATTTCAGAGGTTTCTTCGAATTCTTCCTGAATTTGTCCTTGGTACTCCATATTGAGATAAGTAGGGTTGATCCAATCATACAAAATTTCATGCTGCAAAGAAGCAGCAAATGCAAAGAGTGAGTTAATAATTCCTACTGCCTTTGTCCTGACATCATTTCACACTAGTAAAACATATGCAAATCctcatttataattttctccTTGTTAAATAAATTTCTGGAAAAGCTCTGCCTTAGACTTTATGAAAGTGTACCTAAGAAGGGTGGAAAGGCAAGCTTAAAGCCTAGTTTCATTATCAGGATGGGCCacttttaaaaccagaaaaacaaatgatacaCCACAGATTCTAAGATGAGAATTCCAGCAACAGGAATTTATCCTTACATCTTGCGGGATGTGAGGGCTCCGAGGTATGGGGGGTTCAAAGTAGTTGGGAGGCCTGGACACTGAAGGACCATGAAACCAGCCGCTGATAGACAAACGTGACTTTTCTTCAGACAGGACTTCAGATACCTGAAAAGACAAGACCAGCAGCACAAAGAATATTACCACAAAGAATAGAGGAAAAGAGTACCAGGCAATGCACACTAATTTCAGGGCCCTTCACACACTGTCTGAAAACAACCGGAAGCTGTCACATTCAGATAATGGGTGACTGAAAAGCATGCTCTTTGGCACTCAAAGTATTTGTGGCTTACAGTCTTTACCTGGTGAAAGGATACTGGAGACACTTCAAAGAAAACCAGTGTGTTCCACAAAGGGATAAGAGACTTGACAATCTGCTTCGGCTGGAAGTGTTCTGCACCAGGAGAGAACACATCCATAAATGTGGTTTCATGATCATTAACCACTTCCAGGCAGCCTCGTTTCACCTTGACCATTCACATATCTCTAAGGGTATCTAGATGTCCCCTTCAGGTCCCCAAATGCCACCCCCTTCCACTTCTCTTATACTTGCTAGTTCTGCTAGGCGACATCTGTTTCTTACCACACCTTTCATCTAGTACCGATAAAGGGTGGAAAAACTTCTGAACATTTTCTGGAGTCCAACTCTAGTGTTAATCattcaaacaaaaaaaaggtCCCTGACCTCCTGCCAAATGGACCGGTCCGGGCAGATTCATAGCCACAGGCAGCTGTGTACAGCTCTCTTCCCTTCCATGGCCAGCATTCAGAGGCAGGGTTTGACTGTTCCCCATCTCAAATTGACTCTCATTTATCTCTGGAGTAACGATTATTTCAAGTACAACTTAGAGAGGTGGTTCTCAGGGCTGGTGTTCATTCCCCCTGCGGTCATCACTCTGGTGGACAGCTTCTGTCTCCTTTGTGGAGTGCAGACACTGTGTATGAGAACTCAGAAGTGGCTGCTGGTGTTGAAGGGCATGCATGAGTCTTACCATCGACACTGTACAGGTCCAGGGTGCCCCCCAAGCTCCTGTCCCAGGGAGGAACCAGGTAGAGAATGAAGGCTATCCGGCGCCCTTCCAGCTCGTCGTCATGGCAGAGCAGGGCATCTGCAACAGTTTAACGCACACCTGCATGTCCCTGAGCGGACAGGGAGCAGCTGACATCTGATTCTGCATTCCTAACCGTCCATCTCATAGTCTTCTGAAATGTCAGCTCCTCTAGCTTTAAAATGAcacttatttctcctcttttataaTTATGGAAATAGAACTGTCAATATGGGAAACTCTAAAAACACTGAAGAACACATACATAATAAGTAACTCAGAGataatcattaatatttttacatatattcttCCAGTACTTTTCCAACATACAtgtattagctttttaaaaatattctacgCTGGCTGTTTTGtgacctgctttttttttttttttattacacagCGAGTGTCTTTCCACATAAATACATACACTTAGCATCTTTTAATGGCTGGATACCTATTCCACTATATGGATTAtgaattacctccctccccctttaaTCAATCTTCAATTTGTTAACTAAGTTGTTTCTATTCCTTGTCTATTATAAAGACTGCTTTAATGAACATCATTGTATATAgcttttttgtactttttctaaGAATATATTCACTTATTaccttcaaaaggaaaaaaaaaaaggaaaaaaggcattGAGGGAGATATCTGTTTCCTAGGAGAGTAAGAGTAGAGTTTACAATATCACCTCTGAATTTCCTGATATTGTATGCAAAGTGTGCGTGTGCATTATcaacatttttctgaaaatatcaaaactgagcaggaccctgcatGGATCTTCCTAAGTACAAAAGCCCTTCTGTGTCCCCCGTTTCttgtttataggaaaaaaaaaaaaacgctagatcttccccaagttccaaagtgcaggctcaagcagttaatGATTAGGACAGCAGAGTAACAGGGCTCCTAACTCCTCCTGAAGGGATGTAGATAACAATCTGATGCATGTacttgagttgttctgcagaaacttAAGAACTCCCTACTACTCAGGTGAAGGATGGTGACTACATGGCACTACATACCACAGGCActagaccccagactggctggaaccagaaggttgatgattgagattcctgaaacatgactctgttacctcaccaccaaccaatcagaaggtTCCATGAGCTGATGATCCTGTATCCTACCACCCTCTCCCCTAACACTAGATTAAGAACCCCTGCCTGAAAGCCATCCAGGAGTCTGGAgtttttgagcatgagctgcctgtTCCTGTTTGGTGCCCTCACTTTGCTGCAAACACCTGCCATCAGAGTTTGGCTCTCTGTGCTGTGGGCCATGAGCTTGGTTACAATATGGTCAACAGCTTTCATCATATTCCCCGAAAGAACCACTGCCTTAGACCTTCCAATAAGATGGGCATTTCTGTATATGAGCTGAATCAGATCTTCCTCATTAAGAAGATTCTAACTCTGTGCAGGGACACGTAGTCTAGGATTTTGGTACACAGTCACCATCATTGTTTAGTTAAAGCCTTTAAATCTTAGACACATCAGGGTTTTATCTTTCTTACCTGAGAATTCATATTTAGCACAGGACATGTCAATGGTTGATTCCAGGTCAATCTTGGAAATGTCAGAAAGCCAAGCCCGGAAATGTTCAAACAGAATTTTCCTAGAAATGTAAACAAAAGATACCTTGTTATACCATCATGTGGGCTCCATTTGGATCTACACCACAACTGTTTTCTCCTGGAGGTTTCAGTGTATTTGAGAACCATTCTCGAGAACGTCCCTCACTTTAAACTTGCATAGTTTAGGACTAATATTCCGACAAGTAAATGTAAGCCTTTCTACTGTAATGTATTTTTGTTccactgtttcattttattttcttcctcctaaATTTATAATACTGCTTGTCATGGTAGAGGTCTGACTTTTGTCATAACAATTTATCACACCAATGTTCCAGTCTAAAGTTAGGGATTTTTAGACACGTTTTTCAGCACTAATACTAGCACCATTGTTTAATGAATACTTGGGTAGGTGACACTGTtgtaaattaaaaactttaaattgcaATAATGGTGAATATTATGCTAACTGTGCAATAATCAGTAGATTTTTTCACAGAAGTTCTGATATTAACAGGATACCAAAAAAAGATGGTGGAACACTTCCATTTCCCAGCGTAAGTGGCTCTGTTTAGAAATctctttaataaatttaaaactcaCTCAGCCAACTTTGAAATTCTGCTAACCTCGATGAATTAAAAACACttaatgtcaattatatctcaataaaatagaaaatatttttaaaaacattttaaagggtCTATATTAGTtcaaattttgcaaatgaggGGAATATTTTCTGTATCATCTTAGTCCAAATGTACATAACCGAAATCCCCATAAAATGCAGTTGTGCTGTTGATAACTAAATATCAAGTCTTTATGTTGATCCTTTGACGTTTTATTACCAAATATCTTTTTATGGGCAGAGCTGCAAATTATACAGAATAGGCCAACACAGCAAACCGCTAAACCAGGCTTCAGGTAGTGTGGGTGCTCAACATTTCTGCCAAGTCTTACGTCCTGATACTTTATGCATCAAATATTATCAGAAGCCTTCAAGCCCTCTTTTACTGGTAACATCAGCTTCCACAAATGTATTCCATAGGAAGCTCCTCTTCCAGTCTTGATGGGTGGCCATTTAATTTGTATGTAATTTTTCACCATTATGAACAATGTTACTATAAACAATCTTGTATAGAATCTTTGAGTATATCCTTAATTATTTTCTCAGGATAAATTCTTGTAAGTATAATTACACTACAAAAAGACAAGCATCATTTTAAGGGTTTTGATACATCTTTCAAAACAACCTTCTAAGAAAGACTGCAGCCGTGTATAAAGGTATCTAtatttctggagttttttttGATATTTGCCAACCAAATATGTCAAAGATGGTACCTCCAGTGTTAATTTGTTTCCTTGATTACTAATAAGGTTGAACATTCTATCATAGAGAACTTGGGCCATGGAATCCGACAGACTTGGGTTTGTAAGGGCTTGTATCTTAGCTCCCTCAATCTTTACCTTGGTAGCTTTGaagaagttacttaatttctcaagagtctgtttcctcctctacAAAGACGGCAATGATGCCAACAAAGACTGTAAATGACATAACATTTAAAGCACTTACTCCTCTGCCCAGCACACATTAGGCACCCAACAAATATGAATCCTTGTTTACCTTAAAGCACAGATGTGaggctctcttctcttcttcaaaTCATCAGACTTGatcatgaaaaaggaaaaaaagggttTCCTTCAGAAATCGGGCGCACAGAGGAGAGGAGTTCAGTGAGGACTCTGGGAGCACAGCATTGTGGTTAAGGGCCTGGACTCTGAAGCCAAACTGCTTAGGTTTGATGCATGGCCCCTCTGTTTGGCAGCTCTGTGACTCAGGcaacttagcctctctgtgccttatttaCCCAACAAATACTTACATAGTTATTATAGTGGAGTTTATGTTCTTGAGGGAGAGAGACAATTAACCTAAAAGTCGATTATCAGTATTAGAGAAGGTGATAAATATATGAGGAAAATAAGAGTATGAGGGAccaggggtggggagatggggaatGGTTTGCAAATGAAGGTTATACTTCACTGAGATGAGGCAAAGACTTCACGGAGATTGGGAGGTGTGCCAAGGGAATGTCTAGGCAAGGAGGACTCAAGATCCTGAGTGTGTAGAATGCCTGGCCTGTTCCAGAAATTGCAAGGGGGCTGTGTGGCCGGAGCAGAGAGTTGGGGAGAGCAGTGGGAGCCTCAGAACCACTCTGAGTAGTCTGGCTTTTagtcagagaaatgagaaccTTTGGAGATTTTGAGCAAACGAATAAAATGATCccatttacagttttaaaaactgagataaaattcacataacataaaatttaccattttaaccatctgAAGGTAATTCAGTGGATTTTTAGCATACTCagatgttgtgcaaccatcaccactaaattccagaacattttcatctctcccaaaagaaaccctgtacccattaggcagtcactcccctctcccctccctccagctcctggcaaccactaatctgtctcTTACATATGTTTTGCTGGTCATtacatacaaatggaatcatacactatgtggccttttgtgtctagttcctttcacttagcatgtttttaaggttcatccatgttacagcagtATTTAGAACTCCATTCTTTTCTTCTggttgaataatgttccactgtatggatatctATTCATCAGCTGATAAGACACTGGATGTTTCTACTTTTTgcctgttataaataatgctgctatgaacatctgtgtacaagtttttatgtgaacaaatgttttccattctcttgggtccatttatattttaaaagaacacaagGGCTGTAGGTGGGCAAGGATGGAAGTAAGGAGACTGGTTAATACACTAATAATCCTGGTGATGGAAAAAGATGGCTGGGATCAGATGTTGGCTATTGGCAgtggaagtgaaaagaaatgggTTTTTCTGAATATATCCTGAAGGGAGAGCCAGCAGAATTTCCCAATGGATTGGATATGAGATGTGagagaggaatcaaggatgacCTCAAGGTTTTTGGCCTGAGCCACTGGATGGATTGAGTTTCCATTAATTGAGATGCCATTAACTGAATTGTGGGTGGAGCAGATTTAGGGGGAGATGATCAGGAGTTTAGTTTTGGAGTTAAGAGTGAGACTTAATAGATACCCAAGAGTTGAGGCAAAGCCTGGAATCTGTCTGGAAGGGACCCAAGGGCTAAGCCCTAGAGTActctatcattaaaaagtcaggTACAAAAGGAAGACAtaccaaaggaaactaaagacTCGCCAGTGACAAAAAAGGGAAACGAAGAGAGCATGGTGTCctgaaaggaaagtgaaaaacaatGTCTCCAGGAAGGAGGAGTAACACAACAGGCCAAATGCTGCTGAGAGTCAAGTCAGACCAGGCCTGGAAACTGCTGACTGAACTTACTCATGTGCAAGTTGTGAGTGACCTTGACAGTAGTTTCAGTGGGGGGTAAAAGGCGAAAGCCTGGTTACAGTGGGCTTAACAGAAAATGGAAGAGGAATTTAAGACAGTACAGAGGACTCGTGAGGAATGCTGTCAAGGGGGCACAGAGGAATAGGTGATAGGTGAAGAGGGAAGTTagctcaacattttttttcttaagatgaaaagaactaaaagcttttttttttttttttggtatgttgaAGGAAATAatccagaagagaaggaaaaactgatGTAGTTTCTTCATCAGTGGAACAGGAATAGTAAGGTATTGTTATAAggatttaatgaatgaataaacacaaagCATTTAGCATGGCATAAAGCATGCACTCAATAATGCttgctttaaaataaacacagaatatCAGGCTACTCCTAGTGACAAACCTGGTTGGGGAATTAGAGGACATTATAAACCTAATTATCAAGTCAATTCATAGCACAAGCAAAGAAAAAGGGACATGAGTGAAGTGAAAAGGGACAGGAGACTGAAAGcaggttttatatttatatttacatttatatattcagtCCCAACGTGAGCACAGTaaaaaaatattcacagcagaGAAGAGTTTCACCAAGCACCCATGAGAATCTAAAGTAATGGTTTCTTCTTTCCCCCCTCAGCACTAGGGCTCTTATTATTTTGCCTCTCACTGACTTCACAGTTGGAAGTATTTTCATCTACTAAACTGCATTAAGTGAAAACCACTTTGATTTCTCAATTTCAGCAATCAGAGATGCAACTGCCCTAAAGCAACAAAAGAGGCCCAGTGTTATCTGAGTTGATATAATTACAAAGGTAGACAACTATGTTTTTTAATTAACCTATACAACTTTACTCCGGataaagtgtatttttcattAGATTTTCTGAATTATTAAGAGTCACACCATTTGTGTAGTCAACCTGGCAAATTCATCATATGTACAGGGTCCAAAGATTGACAGACAGGGGACACAACCAGCTCTAGtgtaaaaaagtaaaagcaagaaagaaatgtTACTGTCTTatcccagagaaaaataaatcaaaggaaaaatgcaaaacaaacaaacaaaaaaccaaaagagtttttcatctttttcatttttattttattttctgtgaatttaaGGGTTGATATCCTTGAGGTTTTATAAAGGATTTCCAAGAGTGATGTACACCACATA harbors:
- the OGFOD1 gene encoding prolyl 3-hydroxylase OGFOD1, producing MNGKRPAEPGPGRPGKKGKKEVMAKFSDAVTEEILKKQVAEAWSRRTPFHHEAIAMDMDPFLHCVIPNFIQSQNFLEGLQKELLNLDFHEKYNDLYKFQQSDDLKKRREPHICALRKILFEHFRAWLSDISKIDLESTIDMSCAKYEFSDALLCHDDELEGRRIAFILYLVPPWDRSLGGTLDLYSVDEHFQPKQIVKSLIPLWNTLVFFEVSPVSFHQVSEVLSEEKSRLSISGWFHGPSVSRPPNYFEPPIPRSPHIPQDHEILYDWINPTYLNMEYQGQIQEEFEETSEILLKEFLKPEKFAEVCEALEKGDVEWSSRGPPNKRFYEKAEENGLPDVLKDCMALFRSEAMFLLLSNFTGLRLHFLAPSEEDEVEDKNEGEAASAADNTEEGTSHSSSEPEKCQAAVSNKSQPSSEQTDPEPEEDEAKKESSIPTCQGELRHWKTGHYTLIHDNSKTEFALDLLFYCGCEGWEPEYGGFTSYIAKGEDEELLTVNPENNSLALVYRDRETLKFVKHINHRSLEQKKTFPHRTGFWDFSFVYYE